From the Sphingomonas phyllosphaerae 5.2 genome, one window contains:
- a CDS encoding CC0125/CC1285 family lipoprotein: MKKFGRPALVLALAASTTLVAACATETAYRPATGSGFYRTGYSDVRIEPNRYRVTFAGNTVTDRDVVERYLLFRAAELTLQNGFDYFVMADRDTDRQARTYSTPGFGGGGWGPGFGAFGGGLWGPRWGFYGRGFGYRAWDPFWGGGWGGWGGGQDIRTVDRYEASAEIVMFKGTPERGNVRAFNARNVVDSIGPTIRLPKAS; this comes from the coding sequence ATGAAGAAGTTCGGCCGCCCGGCATTGGTCCTGGCGCTGGCGGCCAGTACGACCCTGGTGGCGGCGTGCGCCACCGAAACCGCTTACCGACCCGCAACCGGATCGGGTTTCTACCGCACCGGCTACAGCGATGTTCGCATCGAGCCGAACCGCTACCGCGTCACCTTCGCCGGCAATACCGTCACCGACCGCGACGTCGTGGAGCGCTACCTGCTGTTCCGCGCCGCCGAACTGACGCTGCAGAACGGCTTCGACTATTTCGTGATGGCTGACCGGGACACCGATCGCCAGGCGCGTACCTATTCCACCCCGGGCTTCGGCGGGGGCGGCTGGGGCCCCGGCTTCGGGGCATTCGGCGGTGGGCTGTGGGGCCCGCGCTGGGGCTTCTACGGTCGCGGCTTCGGCTATCGTGCCTGGGATCCGTTCTGGGGCGGCGGCTGGGGTGGCTGGGGCGGTGGCCAGGACATCCGCACGGTCGACCGCTACGAAGCCTCGGCCGAGATCGTGATGTTCAAGGGCACGCCCGAGCGAGGCAACGTGCGCGCCTTCAACGCCCGCAATGTCGTCGACTCGATCGGGCCGACCATCCGCCTGCCCAAGGCATCGTAG
- a CDS encoding NAD kinase, which yields MTQYPRRALVASPTATAQTARAELADAWDWCTVDEADLVVALGGDGFMLQTLHLLLERRRAVVPVFGMNLGTVGFLMNEWRRHDLDGRIERARAFKVTPLTATATATDGRTHTLPAINEVSLLRETRQTAKLEVRINDRIVLEELSCDGILVATPAGSTAYNLSAHGPILPLGSQMLALTPISAFRPRRWRGAILPDKTRVSLRVLDGGKRPVSAVADHREVRDVAQVDIEMDRARELTLLFDPEHALDDRITMEQFVA from the coding sequence ATGACGCAATATCCCCGGCGGGCGTTGGTCGCCTCGCCCACCGCTACCGCGCAGACCGCGCGGGCCGAACTGGCCGACGCATGGGACTGGTGCACCGTCGACGAGGCGGATCTGGTCGTCGCGCTGGGCGGCGACGGCTTCATGCTGCAAACCCTGCACCTGCTGCTGGAGCGGCGGCGTGCGGTCGTGCCCGTGTTCGGCATGAACCTGGGGACGGTCGGCTTCCTGATGAACGAGTGGCGGCGCCACGATCTCGACGGCCGGATCGAGCGCGCGCGTGCCTTCAAGGTCACGCCGCTCACCGCAACCGCCACCGCAACCGACGGGCGCACCCACACGCTACCCGCAATCAACGAGGTCTCGTTACTGCGCGAGACGCGGCAGACCGCCAAGCTGGAGGTCCGGATCAACGACCGCATCGTGCTCGAAGAGCTGTCGTGCGACGGTATCCTCGTCGCCACGCCGGCGGGATCGACCGCATACAATCTCTCCGCGCACGGACCGATCCTGCCACTCGGATCGCAAATGCTGGCGTTGACCCCGATCAGCGCCTTCCGTCCGCGGCGGTGGCGCGGCGCGATCCTGCCGGACAAGACCCGCGTGTCGCTCCGCGTACTTGACGGCGGCAAGCGTCCGGTCTCCGCCGTCGCCGATCATCGCGAGGTTCGCGACGTGGCGCAGGTGGACATCGAAATGGACCGTGCCCGCGAGTTGACGCTGCTGTTCGATCCCGAACACGCGTTGGACGACCGGATCACCATGGAGCAGTTCGTCGCGTAA